ATGGCACGAGTTTGTTGAAGGTCCCAAAACGACTGAGAAGTCTTGGAAGTGGCCGATGATGCCACAAATATATCCGCCGAGAAACCCTGCAAGCAGACTCAATCTACTTTGAATCTGAATAAGCTGCAGCGGCAATCGGACTTGGCAAAGTCCAAAAGCAGCAAAAACGTTACCAAGGCTAGTGAGAAATAAAACATGACGGATGATATACTGATGTATCGCATAGGCTGAGAGCATTGTGGTCAACTCCGACTCTGGCTTGAAGAGTAGGCCAAGCTCATCCAAGCCGCCAGTCGCTTCCGATTTCTTTCACAGAAGGGTGAAGGTGGAAAAAAAGCGCTCAATGGCCTTGGAGACCTTGGACACATCTCATAACGAGAGGGGTCCAACAAAGAGTGCCAGTCGGAAGCGCCGGGCTGCAAGTGGGTCGTCTAATGCTGGCAGAGCTCAGAAGGCGCGCAAGGAAGATCCCATCTACATATCATCAGATTCGGACAAAGGAAGCTCACCTAGGTCGACAAGCTTCAAACACAGGGTCAGCAGCTCGCCTCCACCCAGCGGGATGCCTTCTTCGCCAATCGATGTGGATGCTGACGAATTTTCAGCTTTGTGCGATTGATTTCTGAGAAGCCATGTAGTATGAGAATGTATATAGTATTAACCTGGCCGTATGACTCTAGCTATAATTTTCTCTCACTACTCGCACACAACTTTCAGCTCAATATGCATTATGGTTTAAGTAATCAACTTCCTTCAAGAAGGTGCAAGAGAATTGCAAATTACAGCACGTGAAAATCACGTGCCACGTTGCACGTGTCTTTTTTCAGCACGCGATCACTATCAACTACACGGTGATCTATCAGCAAACTTCCCCAAGTCCGAACTTTAATATCAGTGAGTGCTTAGCGAAGCATGTCTGACACGGTATGCTTACATGGCTTTTTACGACACTCAGGTAAACATGTTGGCGGAAAAAGACGCGGTATGTACATTCCCAGGGTGATAAACTTATCAATTAATAGAGTAGTACTGCTATATCTGTGAGGACGGCGGCCCGGTTGTAGAGTGCGAGTACTGCTCAAAGGTTTGCTGCTACAATATCATTGGTGAAAGAAGGTCTTGTGGAGATGGCGAGATGGAGCCATGCGTCAGCATCCCTGAAAGCATGGTGAAGGGAGGGAGTCAACCCTTTTTGTGCCCGACATGTACTGCACAGAGAGGCATGAGGACTACTGGAGTAAGTGATTGACTTTTCATTTTGCTCAGTTTTGACAATTGCATGGCAGTATTTTATTAACCACGGGGCACGTAGTACGATGCGAGTATCAGTCCGAACCTCCCTCGTGTTGGTAGTTTATCATTTGCACTCTTACAaggccattgccaaggcaCTTTCTGATCAAGTGCAATCGGCATTAAAAGCATTTCTGGTGTCAGTTGCTTGCCAAACCAGGTTGATTCATCGCGGATTTACAACAGCCGAAGCTGATATCATGTTCAACGAGTGAGTTTTGCATTGTAAGAAGTACCTCATGCTGGGCTGAGACGGAGTTTACCGGTTTTGTGTAGGATTTCCCCCAATGATCCTTTTCACCTTGCTGTAATTTTTTTAACCGAAGGTGATCCTCAAGGAGGCTGGTGGCACACCTCGGCACATGGCCATCAAAAAGACTCAACCGTGTGTGAAGAAGATTTTCTCAGTACGTGCCTAGTAAATCTTGAAGATGTTGCAGAACGGGCCGTTACCGCTCGCATTTTTGGAGTGTCCTGTGGCTACAACTTGAAAGTAAATGGCACGATCAATTCAATTGTCAGATTTCTCGAACGGTAAGTCTTTAATGCAACAGGCTATGTTAATGGCTCAGCAACGATTTCCAGCACGCCTTACCAGTCTTTTGTTACACCAAGCACTAGCTCACTCTTGATGTGCGACTATATCCCCATCTTCCCAGAGATTTTCCTCAATCTTTACTACTTTGGGACCGCACTTGAGCCAGCTCTTTATCGTGTATGGGGCAAGTCCAAAGAAGCAAGGTCGCACACGGGACTCATGCTTTTTACCCGATCACCTGAAAGTGTCGAAATGCAAGTGAAAGCCATCTCCTATGCACCCATCGCCTCTCGCCCGTTGGGAGTCCCGTTACCATTACTACAAACTATCTGCGGGTGCGATAACGATGGAATGAAATGGTCTTTCAAAAAAACATTTGTCAACGGGCTAGAGGCCATATTTATTTACCGTGCCCCATGCTGCCAGGTTGAGTTACAGGTCGGTATATATCCGGGTAACCGTCAAAAATTTGTGCAGCATGAGATGCATTTCGTCGTTGAAAATTGGGATCGTGAAAGTGACTACTTCACCTTCAACGACTCCGATAATGTAAAGATGAAAATTCTTGTAAGCATGTAATTATTAGCTTGACCCGTTCGCATGCTAATTAGTGTTTGAAGCCTCCACGCTTCGATGGAAAACCTAGCTTGGTATGTAGAGATCGACCATGGACAACGGCTGGGATAAATGCCGCCAAGATGGAGGAACAGTTTGCAGAATACATGAACGTCAATACCATGTAATTAATAATTGTGTCATGCCTTTCATCGACTCTTGTTTGTCTCAGATGTGTGCACTTGAGAAAACCCTTCTACCATAAAGATTTGGGGCCAGCATGTCAATCAAAACGCAATCTGTGGTTGAAAGGTGTTGTTCATGTTAAGGCTACTATTTGCTGTGTTATCAAAGTAATGACATTAAATCAACGAAGTACCAGCGGGACAAGTAAACAGGATTGGATGGCGTGCCCATCGAGTACCATTAGGGGAGAAAAACGTAGTTGGTTTAACGAGGCGAGCTGCTAGACAAGTCAAATTCATGAGGACGGGCTCAccatcatggattttcaagatcgGAACTGTCTTAGGCTCCACATAGAATGAAAGGAACGGATAGCCGAAAATGTTTCTTAAATTCGGAACAATAAGCTATGTACGGTACCATAATCAGATTGCAAACGTTAAGAACATTACTGGTACAAAAAGGCAACAGAGAAGTTACGAGCGAGTCCAAGTGGCTGCTTGTGAAGTTGGTGCTTTATATGATTGGCGACGTGCCCATGTGTGGACTAGAGCTAGAGTAGCACGCCCTTGCATACAACTGAGTTTCAAGTTAGTAGCCAGCAATAGAGCTATCTGTTCACTTACAGTTAAGGCTCATCACAAACCGAGTCGGCATGGTTGGCACTAGTTGTTCCCAGTGAATCAATGGGAAAGTCTGTCAACGGAGCCAACTCAGCTTTCGAAGTCGCCCCTTTAAGTGTGTCAAAAGCCTGCGAAGCAGGTACAGTTACCGAATGAACGCACCACAAAGCTGAGCCTTCTTGGCGCCGTACGGAAGTGGCGGGACTTGAGATCATCGAAATGGGTGTTAGAGAGAATGATATAGAATTATGAAACACTCACGTTTTTCGCGTGGGGCCTTTCCCCCAGTACTTTTGCGAGAACTTTTCATTTGGAGCGGCATGGTTGTGGAGAGAAAACAAGCTGTCAACGCGTTGTCGTGGGGACAAGGAAAAGTGGCGCTCATCACGTGGTGTAACATATCCACAGATATCACGTGAGTTGTTCTGACGTACAGGGTCTACCTGTGACACGGGTTGTATATAAGTGTCACGTGATGCGGCTCGTTTGTTTTTCAACATCCACCATCCTCCCTTCTCCCCTCTTCTCGCTCTTCTCGTCCCCCTCCTTCTACATACTGTTATTGATCTTATCGTGTTTACTCGGCTGTTCGGATTTTTTTGTGTGAACCATGCTGTGTGTATTATAGGCTATGCCTTCTTCGCTCATTCATGGGCAAGACGCCGGTGTTGTTTTCCGCCTTTTCTTGACCCATATTTGTTCTTTCGTTATTGATGATGCTGCATACTGTTGGATGAAGCGTCGACCTGCATCACAGGCAATGCCTATCCCATTGACTCATTCATGAGTGGGGGTCGTAGGGGTCGCTCTCGTCATCATTATTGCATGCTT
The Rhizoctonia solani chromosome 8, complete sequence DNA segment above includes these coding regions:
- a CDS encoding ATPase is translated as MRVSVRTSLVLVVYHLHSYKAIAKALSDQVQSALKAFLVSVACQTRLIHRGFTTAEADIMFNEISPNDPFHLAVIFLTEGDPQGGWWHTSAHGHQKDSTVCEEDFLSTCLVNLEDVAERAVTARIFGVSCGYNLKVNGTINSIVRFLERTPYQSFVTPSTSSLLMCDYIPIFPEIFLNLYYFGTALEPALYRVWGKSKEARSHTGLMLFTRSPESVEMQVKAISYAPIASRPLGVPLPLLQTICGCDNDGMKWSFKKTFVNGLEAIFIYRAPCCQVELQVGIYPGNRQKFVQHEMHFVVENWDRESDYFTFNDSDNVKMKILPPRFDGKPSLVCRDRPWTTAGINAAKMEEQFAEYMNVNTM